In Cyprinus carpio isolate SPL01 unplaced genomic scaffold, ASM1834038v1 S000006607, whole genome shotgun sequence, the genomic window tagtgAACTATTTATTTCTTAGGaagacagtatatatttaaaattataaagtaatttactctcaaatcaatattttgtgttgaATTATTTGGTAAGAAGTCATGAACTGTAAAGTCAGACAGTCATTAACTCAAAACAAACCCCTTCAGACTCCTTTCGTTCCTGATCACCATGGAGTTTAATGATTACAtggtatattttctgaaaaaaaaaaacaacaactttatctTTGATAAACATTACCTCTAGTGTACTgtttacctgagcacacgactcctacatcctccttgtgttgacagtcatgttttccccagcctggagaagagcagctccacagggacgtctcattcccctcacactccacctcatccagccatatgggaccagaaccaggaccaaaccaggctggtacctgctggttactgagggccactccacactgcagctgtctgcacaccacatgagcatctttaatatcccaggagtcatcacacactgtcccccatgagccgctgtgaaaaacctccagcctccctgcacagtttcccccagaacccaccagcctgatggaccccCGACCTGATATTCAAAGAAAGAATTCACATTATTGATCACAAACAACTGAAGAATCTACCCAGATGTTATTGTTCTCACCGATgcaggtgattgacagctgttgtgtggagctgcagttgagagtttgtggagagctgcagttccccagatgaccttcactcccagagcactggaagcccgtcacacactcatgactgtgttcaggactggatgaagaggagccggagaagttcagcacagagccacagcccagctgtctgcagaccacagaggattcagtgagactccaggagtccagcagaactctcctccagacctgatggatgaaaacttccacctccccctcacactgtctctctccagacaaccgcaccagaccatcatgaagagccagagaggaatctgaagagagtatttatttattattcagtatttatctaaaatatacTTAGAAGTAGTTTTAGTCTGGAACCCATGACTTCATCACGGCATGAATGGACTCactagagcagatgactccaacatctcgaCTATGAGAAGattcagctcgactccatgaagagatggaacattctgagagttttgtttcattcccgtcacaatcaaacacatcagcccagatttcaccacttccctctccaaaccagtctgatcccacaacagacacagcaatcccacaattcagctgtctacagaggacactggcagctctcatatcccagcatgcatcacacactgtgccccattTACTGAAGTACTGATGTTCAACTCGACCAGAACAGATATCAGGACCGTTTACCAGCctgagatcagtgtaacctgCACAAAAAACAGAGAGTTTAGTTCAACAGTATGAAAAAAGCAAGAAAGGTGTTTTAAAAACTAGTTTGTAATTCTTTCAATAAGTAACTACTGCTTTATTACCAGAACATAACAGTCCAATGGCATTCTCATGGGTGCAATTCTGTTTGAGAGAAGATGATGTCGGACACAAAGATATATAGGATTCATTTCCTctacactgaatctcttgtgtccacatctgagcgtctccttt contains:
- the LOC122134669 gene encoding scavenger receptor cysteine-rich type 1 protein M130-like, translated to MDLNRLELGSSPSCTGLGSGLLEVLAALGETVRLVGGNSHCAGRVEVLYRGQWGTVYELGWDLPDAEVVCRELGCGKALSAPKGAYFGEGSGSVWVSGLQCTGSEFTLTNCRLFGWGIEANHTEDAGVICSGVRLVGGSRCSGRVEVPHDQTWMSVCDAVFDQQDAEVVCRELDCGAPVQVLGAAAFGKGDAQMWTQEIQCRGNESYISLCPTSSSLKQNCTHENAIGLLCSGYTDLRLVNGPDICSGRVEHQYFSKWGTVCDACWDMRAASVLCRQLNCGIAVSVVGSDWFGEGSGEIWADVFDCDGNETKLSECSISSWSRAESSHSRDVGVICSNSSLALHDGLVRLSGERQCEGEVEVFIHQVWRRVLLDSWSLTESSVVCRQLGCGSVLNFSGSSSSSPEHSHECVTGFQCSGSEGHLGNCSSPQTLNCSSTQQLSITCIGRGSIRLVGSGGNCAGRLEVFHSGSWGTVCDDSWDIKDAHVVCRQLQCGVALSNQQVPAWFGPGSGPIWLDEVECEGNETSLWSCSSPGWGKHDCQHKEDVGVVCSEFKEIRLTEGCEGNVEVFYNGSWGNVCWNQMDGDTASLICQELNCGRSGVLSDSTARVESAPNWLDKVTCRPHDSTLWQCPSSPWGQNDCGEDEVAKTTCSGSLISEELHSGYENADEILSVDTLEHYDDVIIIGQNFQGVTNYDDVGEESNKEGGAI